The Streptomyces sp. NBC_01197 genome window below encodes:
- a CDS encoding purine-cytosine permease family protein, translating to MDSDKPAQQPPDLGYRDSIAKVEPYGVDHIPEVERHGKAGSQFSIWFAAGLNFPIMLLGFSAAALGLSMTAAVTAILAGALVGSATMGIMSRMGVRLGVPQQMQARGPLGFVGNLLPVAYINVFAGVGWAAVTVILGGKALGVLLGTPFWLSAAALTALQLTVAVFGYNMIHYLQRILAVVLFVLFALVTVVALYRGGHFLAANPHAPGYIGSAGGWVTLGGWFLAFLIAWLPFASDYSRYLPDSKRVSTSAGLLTALGNFVTLSWLGVAGVVLAGAATTTDDPILALKELTGPWSVPAMLAILLSSFSQNFLNVYGGAISLQTLGLPLKRWQSVTLICVAAFGVSLWGAGGIYTSFEVFLNLTAYFIAPYVAVILLDYFVGPRRDKARIPELYEKRRVLEWGFVAWLAGVVCSVPFWQSDLYTGPVAAAHPGWGELTYYVGFAVAAVLYLLTYRLPPLWHRRPAVPEEGATGAPAAAETGAPAADQHVPVKP from the coding sequence ATGGACAGTGACAAGCCCGCGCAGCAACCGCCCGACCTGGGGTATCGCGACAGCATCGCGAAGGTGGAGCCGTACGGCGTGGACCACATCCCCGAAGTGGAGCGCCACGGAAAGGCGGGCTCCCAGTTCTCCATCTGGTTCGCCGCGGGACTCAACTTCCCGATCATGCTGCTCGGTTTCAGCGCCGCAGCCCTCGGTCTGTCCATGACCGCCGCGGTCACCGCCATTCTCGCCGGGGCCCTGGTCGGCTCGGCCACGATGGGGATCATGTCCCGGATGGGCGTGCGCCTCGGCGTGCCCCAGCAGATGCAGGCCCGCGGCCCGCTGGGCTTCGTGGGCAATCTGCTGCCCGTGGCGTACATCAACGTCTTCGCGGGCGTCGGCTGGGCCGCTGTCACGGTCATTCTCGGCGGCAAGGCGCTGGGCGTCCTGCTCGGGACGCCGTTCTGGCTCTCGGCCGCCGCGCTGACCGCGCTCCAGCTCACCGTCGCCGTCTTCGGCTACAACATGATCCACTACCTGCAGCGGATCCTGGCCGTCGTCCTGTTCGTGCTCTTCGCCCTGGTGACGGTCGTCGCGCTGTACCGGGGCGGCCACTTCCTGGCGGCCAACCCCCACGCACCGGGATACATCGGGTCCGCCGGGGGCTGGGTCACGCTCGGCGGCTGGTTCCTGGCCTTCCTCATCGCCTGGCTGCCGTTCGCTTCGGACTACTCGCGCTATCTGCCGGACAGCAAGCGGGTCAGCACATCGGCCGGCCTGCTGACCGCGCTCGGCAACTTCGTCACCCTGTCCTGGCTCGGCGTCGCGGGAGTCGTCCTGGCCGGTGCGGCGACCACCACCGATGACCCGATCCTGGCCCTGAAGGAACTCACCGGGCCGTGGTCCGTCCCGGCGATGCTGGCGATCCTGCTCTCCTCCTTCTCGCAGAACTTCCTCAACGTCTACGGCGGCGCGATCTCCCTGCAGACTCTGGGGCTGCCCCTCAAGCGCTGGCAGAGCGTCACTCTCATCTGCGTGGCGGCCTTCGGCGTCAGCCTGTGGGGAGCCGGCGGGATCTACACGTCCTTCGAGGTCTTCCTGAACCTCACCGCCTACTTCATCGCGCCGTACGTGGCCGTCATCCTGCTCGACTACTTCGTCGGCCCGCGCCGCGACAAGGCGCGCATCCCCGAGCTGTACGAGAAGCGCCGCGTCCTGGAGTGGGGCTTCGTGGCCTGGCTGGCCGGGGTCGTCTGCTCCGTACCCTTCTGGCAGTCGGACCTCTACACCGGCCCGGTCGCCGCCGCGCACCCCGGCTGGGGAGAGCTGACGTACTACGTGGGGTTCGCTGTCGCCGCCGTGCTCTACCTGCTGACGTACCGCCTGCCGCCGCTGTGGCACCGCAGGCCGGCCGTGCCCGAAGAGGGTGCTACGGGAGCGCCGGCAGCAGCGGAGACGGGAGCCCCGGCCGCTGATCAGCACGTACCGGTCAAGCCCTGA
- a CDS encoding phytoene desaturase family protein — MPSMLDAVVVGAGPNGLTAAVELARRGFAVEVFEARDTVGGGARTEELTLPGFRHDPCSAVHPLGVGSPVFKTMPLDRYGLEWLHPELPMAHPFDDGTAAVLSRSVAETAASFGPRDAGAYRRLVAPFIGRWDTLARDFMSLPLTALPRDPLTLARFGLTGLPPSTWLMKRFRDDRARALFAGLVAHVIAPLDGLATSAVGLMFALAAHEGGWPLPRGGSQSVSDALTGYLRDLGGVVHTGYEVKRLDDLPPARAYIFDTSPTAAARIAGLGRAYDGYRYGAGVFKIDYALDGPVPWTAEAPRAAGTVQIGPTSREIGTALRQAAGGRAPATPFLISAQPSLVDPSRAPEGKHVFWTYGHVPHGWDGDLTEAIERQIERFAPGFRDRVLARATAGPAELFARNANYVGGDIACGAASGLQLLLRPKLSLFPYTTSHPAVYLCSAATPPGPGVHGMSGHNAAKAVWRRLRRT, encoded by the coding sequence GTGCCGTCGATGCTCGATGCTGTCGTCGTGGGGGCGGGACCCAACGGGCTGACCGCCGCCGTGGAGCTGGCCCGCCGTGGATTCGCCGTCGAGGTCTTCGAGGCGCGGGACACCGTCGGAGGGGGCGCGCGGACCGAGGAGCTCACGCTCCCCGGCTTCCGCCACGACCCCTGCTCCGCCGTCCACCCGCTGGGCGTCGGCTCGCCGGTCTTCAAGACGATGCCGCTCGACCGGTACGGCCTGGAGTGGCTGCACCCCGAACTGCCCATGGCCCACCCCTTCGACGACGGCACCGCAGCCGTGCTGTCCCGCTCGGTCGCCGAGACCGCGGCCTCCTTCGGGCCGCGCGACGCGGGCGCCTACCGTCGGCTCGTCGCCCCCTTCATCGGCCGGTGGGACACGCTCGCCCGGGACTTCATGTCGCTGCCGCTCACCGCGCTGCCGCGTGATCCGCTGACTCTCGCCCGATTCGGACTGACCGGTCTCCCGCCGTCCACCTGGCTGATGAAGCGCTTCCGTGACGACCGGGCGCGTGCGCTGTTCGCCGGTCTCGTGGCCCATGTCATCGCGCCGCTCGACGGCCTCGCCACCAGCGCCGTCGGCCTGATGTTCGCGCTGGCCGCGCACGAGGGCGGCTGGCCGCTGCCGCGCGGTGGCTCGCAGTCCGTCTCCGACGCGCTGACCGGGTATCTGCGCGATCTGGGCGGGGTGGTCCACACCGGCTACGAGGTGAAGCGGCTCGACGACCTGCCGCCCGCCCGCGCGTACATCTTCGACACCTCGCCGACGGCCGCCGCGCGCATCGCCGGTCTCGGCCGGGCCTACGACGGATACCGGTACGGGGCGGGTGTCTTCAAGATCGATTACGCGCTCGACGGGCCGGTGCCCTGGACGGCGGAGGCGCCCCGGGCCGCCGGGACCGTGCAGATCGGCCCGACCAGCCGCGAGATCGGCACGGCGCTGCGCCAGGCAGCCGGCGGCCGCGCCCCCGCCACACCCTTCCTGATCAGCGCCCAGCCCAGTCTGGTAGACCCGTCCAGAGCGCCCGAAGGCAAGCACGTCTTCTGGACGTACGGACATGTGCCGCACGGCTGGGACGGCGACCTCACCGAGGCCATCGAGCGGCAGATCGAACGGTTCGCACCCGGCTTCCGCGACCGCGTGCTCGCCCGCGCCACTGCGGGACCCGCCGAACTGTTCGCACGCAACGCGAACTACGTGGGCGGCGACATCGCCTGCGGGGCGGCCTCCGGACTGCAACTGCTCCTGCGGCCCAAGCTCTCGCTGTTCCCGTACACGACCTCGCACCCGGCGGTGTACCTCTGCTCGGCGGCGACCCCGCCGGGACCAGGCGTCCACGGCATGTCGGGTCACAACGCGGCGAAGGCCGTATGGCGGCGGTTGCGCCGGACGTGA
- a CDS encoding ester cyclase encodes MGTGSTDIRERIAAAWGAAWQRGEVDVLDTVLADGYRRHGRTAQDAADLKANITACRAGFPDLVTVIEDCVVEGDRVATRWVSRGTHTGRLMDVPPTGRTVTVSGATFSRVEDGMVAEEWVTWDPRQLLTALGIIPLDSEPAQAPAPGAAVAPARHARSVVAS; translated from the coding sequence ATGGGTACCGGAAGCACCGACATCAGGGAACGCATCGCCGCGGCCTGGGGCGCGGCCTGGCAGCGCGGCGAGGTCGACGTACTCGACACGGTCCTCGCCGACGGCTACCGGAGGCACGGGCGCACCGCGCAGGACGCGGCGGACCTCAAGGCCAACATCACCGCGTGCCGTGCGGGCTTCCCCGATCTGGTCACCGTGATCGAGGACTGCGTGGTCGAGGGGGACCGGGTGGCGACCCGCTGGGTCAGCAGGGGCACGCACACCGGCCGGCTGATGGACGTACCGCCGACCGGCCGGACCGTCACGGTCTCCGGCGCGACGTTCTCCCGGGTCGAGGACGGCATGGTCGCCGAGGAGTGGGTCACCTGGGACCCCCGTCAGCTGCTGACCGCGCTGGGGATCATCCCGCTGGACAGCGAACCGGCCCAGGCCCCCGCGCCGGGAGCGGCCGTGGCCCCGGCACGCCACGCCCGATCGGTGGTGGCGTCATGA
- a CDS encoding aldehyde dehydrogenase — protein MTAQRLPRHDHYIDGAWVQPASGAYLPSINPTTAEAWYETARGDATDADRAVRAAHAAFEDPGWRGLTPTRRGALLRRLAELIGEHGEELARTETLDNGKLLSEMRAQLASLPEYVHYYAGLADKVHGSTIPAYRAEILNYTVREPLGVVVAITPWNSPLLLTITKLAPALAAGNTVVVKPSEHTSASLLQLAPLFEKAGFPPGVVNVVTGYGDEVGTPLVEHPLVAKVTFTGSTRTGSRIAASCGSRFVRTTLELGGKSPNIVFGDADVANASVGIVAGVFAAAGQTCVAGSRVYAQQDVYDEVVERVAARADAIRLGDPLDPATQLGPLAIESQRDKVEEYVAVGRAEGAVTVAGGSRPELDGLDGFFYRPTAFVQADNSMRLCREEIFGPVVAIMPFGDEEELVGLANDTDYGLAAGLWTRDLARAHRVASRLDAGTVWVNTYRSMSPMSPRSGFKSSGMGVEHGTEVMGEYTRLKSVWINTGEGPADDPFVLKS, from the coding sequence GTGACCGCACAGCGGCTCCCGCGGCATGACCACTACATCGACGGCGCCTGGGTGCAGCCCGCGAGTGGCGCCTATCTGCCCAGCATCAACCCGACGACCGCGGAGGCCTGGTACGAGACCGCGCGGGGCGACGCCACCGACGCCGACCGCGCCGTACGGGCCGCGCACGCCGCGTTCGAGGACCCCGGCTGGCGCGGTCTGACGCCGACCCGGCGCGGCGCGCTGCTGCGGCGGCTCGCCGAACTCATCGGCGAGCACGGCGAGGAACTGGCCCGTACCGAGACGCTGGACAACGGCAAACTGCTCAGCGAGATGCGCGCCCAGCTGGCCAGCCTGCCGGAGTACGTGCACTACTACGCGGGCCTTGCCGACAAGGTGCACGGCAGCACCATCCCGGCCTACCGCGCGGAGATACTCAACTACACGGTGCGCGAACCGCTCGGTGTGGTCGTGGCCATCACCCCGTGGAACTCGCCGCTGCTGCTGACCATCACCAAGCTGGCGCCCGCGCTCGCCGCCGGGAACACCGTCGTCGTCAAACCGTCCGAGCACACCTCCGCCTCGCTGCTCCAGCTCGCTCCGCTCTTTGAGAAGGCCGGCTTCCCGCCGGGGGTCGTCAACGTCGTCACCGGTTACGGGGACGAGGTCGGCACACCGCTGGTGGAGCACCCGCTGGTCGCCAAGGTGACGTTCACCGGCAGCACCCGCACCGGATCGCGGATCGCGGCGAGCTGCGGCTCCCGGTTCGTCCGCACCACACTGGAGCTGGGCGGCAAGTCGCCCAACATCGTCTTCGGTGACGCGGATGTGGCGAACGCGTCGGTCGGCATCGTCGCCGGAGTGTTCGCCGCCGCCGGGCAGACCTGTGTGGCGGGCAGCCGGGTCTACGCCCAACAGGACGTCTACGACGAGGTGGTGGAGCGGGTGGCGGCGCGGGCCGACGCAATCCGGCTCGGCGACCCGCTGGACCCGGCGACCCAGCTCGGGCCGCTGGCGATCGAGAGCCAGCGCGACAAGGTGGAGGAGTACGTCGCCGTGGGTCGGGCGGAGGGCGCGGTGACCGTTGCGGGCGGCAGCCGGCCCGAACTTGATGGGCTTGACGGGTTCTTCTACCGTCCTACGGCCTTCGTCCAGGCCGACAACAGCATGCGGCTCTGCCGGGAGGAGATCTTCGGTCCTGTCGTGGCGATCATGCCCTTCGGGGACGAGGAGGAACTGGTGGGGCTCGCCAACGACACCGACTACGGTCTCGCCGCCGGGCTGTGGACCCGCGACCTGGCCCGCGCGCACCGCGTCGCGTCCCGGCTCGACGCCGGCACGGTCTGGGTCAACACCTACCGCTCGATGTCCCCGATGTCGCCGCGCTCCGGCTTCAAGTCCAGCGGGATGGGCGTGGAGCACGGCACGGAGGTGATGGGCGAGTACACCCGGCTCAAGAGCGTCTGGATCAACACCGGTGAGGGCCCCGCCGACGATCCGTTCGTCCTGAAATCCTGA
- a CDS encoding amino acid synthesis family protein, with protein sequence MNIRKIVTLVDEIHTEGGVPVEPAARTAVVAAVIDNPWAGLGFVQDLAPGIEATASELGALLAPLVVKALGETVEAYGKAAIVGLDGETEHGSALIHTLKFGNHFRDATAATTLLPAVEKRAGAGTVFDIPLKHITDATIRSHHQTTEVRIPDAPRAGEIVIALAAAAQGRPQARLAPLATEQ encoded by the coding sequence ATGAACATCCGTAAGATCGTCACCCTCGTGGACGAGATCCACACCGAGGGCGGCGTCCCCGTCGAACCGGCCGCCCGTACCGCTGTGGTCGCGGCCGTCATCGACAACCCCTGGGCGGGCCTGGGCTTCGTCCAGGACCTCGCCCCCGGTATCGAGGCGACCGCGTCCGAACTGGGCGCGCTGCTCGCGCCGTTGGTCGTCAAAGCGCTCGGGGAGACCGTCGAGGCCTACGGAAAGGCCGCCATCGTCGGTCTGGACGGCGAGACCGAGCACGGCTCGGCGCTGATCCACACCCTGAAGTTCGGCAACCACTTCCGGGACGCGACGGCCGCCACCACCCTGCTCCCCGCAGTGGAGAAGCGAGCCGGGGCGGGCACGGTCTTCGACATCCCGCTGAAGCACATCACCGACGCCACCATCCGCTCGCACCACCAGACCACGGAGGTCCGTATCCCCGATGCCCCGCGGGCCGGGGAGATCGTGATCGCGCTGGCCGCCGCCGCCCAGGGCCGTCCGCAGGCCCGCCTCGCGCCCCTGGCGACCGAGCAGTGA
- a CDS encoding GntR family transcriptional regulator, translating into MQDTSSNEGALAADRNPAVRKQRLSGMSIQSRVIVELRGRIISGELAPGTSLSEIVLAEAFGVSRTPVREALKQLQTEGLVDIRPRVGTFVAAPSRREITELFQMKELLEGAAARLLAQRGRVPELDALEANLSTADAAVRSGDQEGYAELVHEFHDLVMRGADNAKLADHYRTLMNQLAYPRLVHTSLAQPGRPTRSDSEHHHVLELIRAKDGDGAERVMREHVRASHRALMDGLDRNAPGAEGGEPG; encoded by the coding sequence ATGCAAGATACTTCTTCGAACGAGGGTGCACTCGCTGCCGACCGCAACCCCGCTGTGCGTAAGCAGCGACTGAGCGGTATGAGCATCCAGAGCCGGGTGATCGTCGAGCTGCGCGGCCGCATCATCTCCGGCGAACTCGCCCCCGGGACCAGCCTGTCGGAGATCGTGCTGGCGGAGGCGTTCGGCGTCAGCCGCACCCCGGTGCGCGAGGCCCTGAAGCAGCTGCAGACCGAGGGCCTCGTCGACATCCGGCCCCGGGTGGGGACCTTCGTCGCCGCGCCCTCGCGGCGGGAGATCACCGAGCTGTTCCAGATGAAGGAACTGCTCGAAGGTGCCGCCGCGCGCCTGCTCGCGCAGCGCGGCCGGGTCCCCGAACTGGACGCGCTGGAGGCCAATCTGTCCACCGCCGATGCCGCGGTGCGCAGTGGCGACCAGGAGGGCTACGCCGAACTGGTCCACGAGTTTCACGACTTGGTGATGCGCGGCGCGGACAACGCGAAGCTCGCCGACCACTACCGCACCCTCATGAACCAGCTCGCCTACCCGCGCCTGGTGCACACCTCGCTGGCGCAGCCCGGCCGCCCCACCCGGTCCGACTCCGAACACCACCATGTGCTCGAACTGATCCGGGCCAAGGACGGGGACGGCGCGGAGCGGGTGATGCGCGAGCACGTGCGGGCGAGCCACCGGGCGCTGATGGACGGTCTCGACCGGAACGCTCCAGGCGCGGAGGGCGGGGAGCCCGGCTAG
- a CDS encoding alpha/beta fold hydrolase, protein MIGYQDHGSGTDLVLLHGVGLDRHMWDRCLPALAARHRTRAVDLRGHADSPPAAPGTTLDDLATDVLDTLEGPAHLVGFSLGALVATRAALLRPTAVASLTLVSSVARRTPEESQDVAGRLERAREDFPGSVDAAIDRWFTREWQAAEPGLVEEVRATLLSQNHTSYLACYEVFTRADAELWPQLPSLTVPTLAVTGGADPGSTEAMTRALAGAVPGARAAVIPGARHLLALEAPDRLTDEIIRHTTEVDRDRTAAPAA, encoded by the coding sequence GTGATCGGCTACCAGGACCACGGCAGCGGTACGGACCTCGTCCTGCTGCACGGGGTCGGCCTCGACCGGCACATGTGGGACCGCTGCCTGCCGGCGCTCGCGGCCCGCCACCGTACGCGGGCCGTCGATCTGCGCGGCCACGCCGATTCACCGCCTGCCGCGCCGGGGACCACCCTGGACGACCTCGCCACTGACGTCCTGGACACCCTCGAAGGCCCCGCCCACCTGGTCGGGTTCTCGCTCGGCGCCCTGGTGGCGACCCGGGCCGCCCTGCTGCGGCCGACCGCTGTCGCGTCCCTGACTCTGGTCTCGTCGGTGGCCCGGCGTACCCCCGAGGAGAGCCAGGACGTGGCCGGCCGGCTCGAACGCGCCCGGGAGGACTTCCCGGGCTCGGTGGACGCGGCGATCGACCGCTGGTTCACGCGGGAGTGGCAGGCGGCCGAGCCCGGCCTGGTCGAGGAGGTCAGGGCGACCCTGCTGAGCCAGAACCACACCTCGTACCTGGCCTGTTACGAGGTCTTCACCCGGGCCGACGCCGAGCTGTGGCCCCAGCTGCCCTCGCTCACGGTGCCGACGCTCGCCGTCACCGGCGGCGCCGACCCCGGCTCGACCGAGGCGATGACCCGGGCGCTGGCCGGTGCCGTACCCGGCGCGCGGGCCGCGGTCATTCCCGGCGCCCGGCATCTGCTCGCGCTGGAAGCGCCGGACCGGCTCACCGACGAGATCATCCGACACACCACGGAGGTGGACCGTGACCGCACAGCGGCTCCCGCGGCATGA
- a CDS encoding AlkA N-terminal domain-containing protein, translated as MHTDTERCVRAVQSKDARFDGWFFTAVLTTRIYCRPSCPVVPPKVENMTFYPSAAACQQAGFRACKRCRPDTSPGSPEWNARADVVARAMRLIRDGIVDREGVPGLAGRLGYSTRQIERQLLAELGAGPLALARAQRAQTARILIETTELPMADVAFAAGFSSIRTFNDTVREVFALAPGELRSRVAPGARPHTPGTIPLRLPFRAPLNPDNLFGHLAATGVPGVEEWRDGAYRRTLSLPYGHGIAELTPRPDHIGCLLSLTDLRDLTHAISRCRWLLDLDADPVAVDGELRNDPLLAPMVDKAPGRRVPRTVDTAEFAVRAVLGQQVSTAAARTHAARLVAAHGVPVDDARGGLTHLFPSPQALAALDPESLALPRSRRTTLTTLVGALADGSLTLGVDSDWDEARTGLLGLPGFGPWTVEVIAMRALGDPDAFLPTDLGIRRAAGELGLPSTPAALTARAAAWRPWRAYAVQYLWATDSHPINQLPV; from the coding sequence ATGCACACCGACACCGAGCGCTGCGTACGCGCCGTCCAGTCGAAGGACGCCCGCTTCGACGGCTGGTTCTTCACGGCCGTCCTGACCACCAGGATCTACTGCCGCCCCAGCTGCCCGGTCGTGCCGCCCAAGGTCGAGAACATGACCTTCTACCCGAGCGCCGCCGCGTGCCAGCAGGCCGGGTTCCGCGCCTGCAAGCGCTGCCGCCCGGACACCAGCCCGGGTTCCCCGGAGTGGAACGCCCGCGCCGACGTCGTGGCCCGCGCGATGCGCCTGATCCGGGACGGCATCGTCGACCGGGAAGGGGTGCCCGGCCTCGCCGGACGGCTCGGATACTCGACCCGGCAGATCGAGCGCCAGCTCCTGGCCGAGCTCGGTGCGGGCCCGCTCGCCCTGGCCCGCGCGCAGCGTGCGCAGACGGCGCGCATCCTCATCGAGACGACGGAACTGCCCATGGCGGACGTGGCGTTCGCCGCCGGGTTCTCCTCCATCCGCACCTTCAACGACACCGTCCGCGAGGTCTTCGCGCTCGCCCCGGGCGAACTGCGCTCCCGTGTAGCCCCCGGTGCGCGGCCGCACACTCCGGGCACGATCCCGCTCCGGCTCCCGTTCCGCGCGCCCCTCAACCCCGACAACCTCTTCGGCCACCTCGCGGCGACCGGGGTCCCGGGTGTGGAGGAGTGGCGGGACGGCGCGTACCGCAGGACGCTCTCCCTCCCGTACGGGCACGGCATCGCCGAACTCACGCCCCGGCCCGACCACATCGGCTGTCTGCTCTCGCTCACCGATCTGCGCGACCTCACCCACGCCATCAGCCGCTGCCGCTGGCTGCTCGACCTCGACGCCGATCCCGTGGCCGTCGACGGCGAGCTGCGCAACGACCCGCTGCTGGCGCCGATGGTCGACAAGGCACCGGGCCGGCGGGTGCCCCGTACCGTCGACACGGCGGAGTTCGCGGTACGGGCGGTGCTGGGCCAGCAGGTGTCCACGGCTGCGGCGCGTACCCACGCCGCCCGGCTCGTCGCCGCGCACGGGGTGCCCGTCGACGACGCCAGGGGCGGCCTCACCCATCTCTTCCCGTCGCCGCAGGCCCTGGCGGCTCTCGACCCGGAGTCCCTGGCACTGCCGCGCAGCAGGCGTACCACCCTCACCACACTGGTCGGCGCGCTCGCCGACGGGTCGCTCACGCTCGGAGTGGACAGCGACTGGGACGAGGCCCGCACCGGGCTGCTCGGCCTGCCCGGCTTCGGCCCCTGGACGGTCGAGGTCATCGCGATGCGCGCCCTGGGCGACCCCGATGCCTTCCTCCCCACCGACCTGGGCATCCGGCGGGCGGCGGGGGAGCTGGGCCTGCCTTCGACACCCGCCGCGCTCACCGCGAGGGCCGCGGCCTGGCGGCCCTGGCGGGCGTACGCCGTGCAGTACCTGTGGGCCACCGACTCGCACCCCATCAACCAACTGCCCGTCTGA
- a CDS encoding amino acid synthesis family protein — protein MTVIRRIVSSCEDFVSELGAPVATTVRRGAVAVVVRNPWAGRGTVSDLSAEARELAPVLAREITGRLTAMLGGADAIESFGKAAVVGLDGEGEHGGALIHTPYFGNIVREILEGTSIIAFSEEQAPAGTTVTVPIWHKTAAATRSHYAATRIRVPDGPRADELVIVAAAATGPRPNARIGDRRTDPVVTLETLATPALATPERTP, from the coding sequence GTGACCGTCATCCGGCGCATCGTCTCCTCCTGCGAGGACTTCGTCAGCGAGCTGGGCGCGCCCGTCGCCACGACCGTCAGGCGCGGCGCCGTCGCGGTGGTCGTACGTAATCCCTGGGCCGGCCGCGGCACCGTGTCCGACCTGTCGGCCGAGGCCCGGGAGCTCGCGCCCGTCCTGGCCCGGGAGATCACCGGCCGGCTGACCGCCATGCTCGGCGGCGCGGACGCCATCGAGTCCTTCGGCAAGGCGGCCGTCGTCGGCCTGGACGGCGAGGGCGAGCACGGCGGCGCCCTCATCCACACCCCGTACTTCGGCAATATCGTCCGCGAGATCCTCGAAGGCACCTCGATCATCGCCTTCAGCGAGGAGCAGGCCCCGGCGGGGACCACGGTCACGGTACCCATCTGGCACAAGACCGCCGCTGCGACCCGCTCGCACTACGCCGCCACCCGGATCAGGGTCCCCGACGGTCCCCGCGCGGACGAGTTGGTGATCGTCGCGGCGGCGGCCACCGGGCCGCGCCCCAACGCCCGGATCGGGGACCGGCGCACCGACCCCGTGGTGACCCTGGAGACCCTTGCGACCCCCGCCCTGGCGACCCCCGAGAGGACCCCATGA
- a CDS encoding LLM class flavin-dependent oxidoreductase — MRFSIFHALGAPGQLGEYHRLMREAREFAVAAEDAGFWSAWYTEHHFGHEGQELTPNPVLMGTDIAARTERIRIGQAANIVTFWHPLRLAEDLALLDQLSGGRVEVGVGRGLYGREAMNLNPQADPRDQEQNRALFEETLEILKKAWSGEFFEHHGRFYDFPAPGLKWSHPLSPATEDFTTDGEITKLAVTPAPYQRPHPPMWQVVDSPRSIESCARNGIQGILWLPPVSALKGRFDLYRRAATEATGREHALGEGLALVRDVYVADTMEQAREEFQEALLQTYRWVTHWRGLSNLMEEGEELTDEHELSFDFLQDRNLLVGTPDYVAEKISELQDEINLEHLMLWTTHPGLPHKNAMRSLELFSEQVMPRFTAEAGTAGTSTSQAGTSETSTSATSGAGRS, encoded by the coding sequence ATGCGTTTCTCGATCTTTCACGCGCTCGGCGCTCCCGGGCAGCTCGGCGAGTACCACCGTCTGATGCGGGAGGCGCGCGAGTTCGCGGTCGCTGCGGAGGACGCGGGCTTCTGGTCGGCCTGGTACACCGAGCACCACTTCGGCCACGAGGGCCAGGAGCTGACGCCCAACCCCGTACTGATGGGTACGGACATCGCCGCGCGTACCGAGCGCATCCGCATCGGCCAGGCCGCCAATATCGTCACCTTCTGGCATCCGCTGCGCCTCGCCGAGGACCTGGCGCTGCTCGACCAGCTCTCCGGCGGGCGCGTCGAGGTCGGGGTGGGCCGCGGTCTCTACGGCCGTGAGGCGATGAACCTCAACCCGCAGGCGGACCCGCGGGACCAGGAGCAGAACCGCGCCCTGTTCGAAGAGACCCTGGAGATCCTCAAGAAGGCCTGGTCCGGCGAGTTCTTCGAACACCACGGCCGCTTCTACGACTTCCCCGCGCCCGGCCTGAAGTGGAGCCACCCGCTCTCACCGGCCACCGAGGACTTCACCACCGACGGCGAAATAACCAAGCTGGCCGTCACGCCTGCCCCGTACCAGCGCCCGCACCCGCCGATGTGGCAGGTCGTCGACTCGCCCCGGTCCATCGAGTCCTGTGCCAGGAACGGGATCCAGGGCATCCTCTGGCTGCCGCCGGTCTCGGCGCTCAAGGGACGCTTCGACCTGTACCGGCGGGCCGCCACCGAGGCGACCGGCCGTGAGCACGCCCTCGGTGAGGGGCTCGCCCTGGTCCGCGACGTCTATGTCGCCGACACGATGGAGCAGGCCAGGGAGGAGTTCCAGGAGGCGCTCCTGCAGACCTACCGGTGGGTCACGCACTGGCGGGGTCTGTCCAACCTCATGGAGGAGGGCGAGGAGCTGACCGACGAGCACGAGCTGAGCTTCGACTTCCTCCAGGACCGCAACCTGCTGGTGGGCACCCCCGACTACGTGGCCGAGAAGATCAGCGAACTCCAGGACGAGATCAACCTGGAGCATCTGATGCTGTGGACCACCCACCCCGGACTGCCGCACAAGAACGCCATGCGCAGTCTGGAGCTCTTCTCCGAGCAGGTCATGCCCCGCTTCACCGCCGAGGCCGGCACCGCAGGGACCAGCACCTCCCAGGCCGGCACCTCGGAGACCAGCACCTCCGCTACCAGTGGCGCGGGCCGCTCGTGA